The window CTAGTGACCACTAGATCATCTGGCAAATCTCTTTCCTCAAGTATGACGTAACCTGCGCCACAAATATTGAAGCagcaaaaatcaaaatccatctCAAGATCAGGTAAGCATCATATCTCATTACTTTTTACTCACCAGGAAGCGTTGGAATTGGCATGTCATTAAAGTAAGTGGAAGGCCTTCCAAACTCCTCACTGTATGGCGGAGCCAACACATCCAAGATGGCACAAGGAGTGAGTGCTGTGAAGGAATGAATGTTTCCACCGCTCCGTGGGAATAAGATGGATGGCTCGTGTGGTGCGTTGAAGATGCTGTTTGTCACAATTCCAGCTAGTCCAACTGCACCCACCAATTCCATAATAATATGTCCACGTTCCCATAGGATTTGACAACGGGAAAATGAAAGTCGCTATTCGATAGTCAAAAAATGCAATTGATGTTGCTTAATTTGAATATCCTTTCCATACTTATGTATAGATGATGTTTCAGCTGTGAGTTGCATATTCTACCTCGTCCAGAACCTCGTCCACATAGCTACAGCCTACAGGCACTATTACTCCAGAGACTCTTAACTGACcgttattattttaatgtacCATATATAAACGCGACCGTTGGGGATTGACTATGGTGAACAAGtgtgtcaatttctcccaactccTATGTAAAGTTTCCATCTAAATAATCATGCTCGAGCTTAATAACTGTCCCTACAGATTCATTTACCTGATCAAAGTTTAATTAAGAAGGGGTTAAAAATGGAGGTATATGTGGGGAATGGGGTAAGTAGTACCCCAACTATGTATCTGGAGAATGGAGATCCTTCTGCTTGACGCTAAACCATCGGAAGAAGTTGCTTCCGCACATACACTAAGAACCGTATGTTGTTCATCTTCAATTTAATTCCCTAGATAAGGCATGAAGTGTGTCTGGATTAACTGATTTATTAGTGTATTGATCATTCTTTGTTAAAATGTGTCTTGATGGCATCATGATATATGCATAAAGAAAGAGCACAACTACAATCAAGTTCTTACTTGTTCTGCAGCTGGAATTCTCTGCTTTCACCCAGTCATAAGCTTTAACATGAACAGAACCATAGAGGAGTTTGCTCAGAACCGTCATATTTGGATGATCATGAAGGGGAAATGTTCTTCCTGCAGGGAAGCAAAACACTCCCATCTGCCCATCACAAAACCAAGTCATCCCATTTTACCTTTCACTGATCATCAAAACAAATAACATTCCATATCTTGGCATTCACAAACATGTTTTCACTTACAGAGAAATTGTCGCATTCATGTATGTGAATATAAGTTATTTCAGAGACTGCTTGTCCGCAAACCAATCcttttgtaatctttgggcTTGAAAATGGAGACTGGTGTAAGCTAAATTCGTCAATCCCAACATCGATGGCTTCCATTAAGTCTGCGTGAAATGAAATTCAAAACTTCATACAAACTTGCAACTCTTTTTCTCAATAAATATTCATGAAAGGAGATCGATGCAATACCTAGGAGATTCTTCAGCCACTGAATCTGTTGGAAAGTTGGAAGCTCCTTCTGAGAGAACACAGCATCACAGGCATCATACAGCACTTGTATCTTACTTCTCTCAATTGCGCAGTCCATGGCCTTCTGTTGCCTGAATTTGTCATGCACCACTGGAAGCCGGTGAATGATGATAAATAGAGAGAGAAGACTTGTAAAATTCAAACTACATCAACTAAACCTGGGGCTTGTCTTGACTTCGGCTTACCGTGggcttcttttttcttctcgcttgtgtttttgtttttccaagtcATGGCCTTGAGGTAATTATGAAGTCTCGGTACGCACGTATCATCCCAATGAGAATTATTGAAAGGCAAAGTCGTCATTCCCAACAGGAACTCTCCTAATTCAAGTGAATCAGGATATTGGTTTATGCAGTAACCGGTAAGTTCATGGcataagaatattaaatttCACAACGAAAGACATGAAAACAATTGATTGAGTTTTACGGGAAGAGCATTACTTCATACTCCACCAAAAAATAACACTGCCTTGGCCTAAGCACTCGTTTTTCCATAACGCTAAGGTTTAAGCTAAACACAGGGCAGGCGTTTGTAGGTGAATCGTGTGAAATGTCACATAAAGAGATCATataagaaataagaaacaaGGCTGAGGTTGATGCAATGATGCATTCATATAACAAGTTTGGGAGCAGGGTCCAACAATGGCCTTAATCACACAAGGTAAGGACAGAAAGACTTTTCACACTAGAGTGCAGCATTCACATTTCAATGCTTCATAGTGAATTTGGTATGCATTGTGTGAAACATCCCACCCAAAACCAACGGGCCCGCCCAAGCAGACAATGACAATCATGAGTCTCAACTCTTTTTGACCTACGAAATTGGAAGTTTCTGGGGAAAAAATCATTAATCTTTACTACGTGCGATTACCTCGTTTGGAGTGCGGACCATCAACCGTGGAAATTGAAATGGCTAAGATGTCTtggaatatttcaaaatatatctgTATACGTATGATGTTTAAAAGTCGGATGCTAATCCGATTAATATCATaaggataaattttaatttataataataataattattattatttttaaaaattttctaaataaataattttcaaactaaataacacttaataatatattagatttattagtatgtctattaattttttaaaaaaattgaaactcaaataataaacctattaataccataaatttatgaataaaaattattttagaccATTTTTCTGTacacaattatattttataaattttatcattaaaaaaaataaacttcaaatagattttatatttaatttattaattattttaacaatttttataaataatttaaaactcaaaaaataaatctaattactAAAAGAATAATGCATCAAAACTAATAGATCATCGTGACTTTACAATTGTTTCTCCtttgatgatattttaaaaattttctcataaagtaaatatattataaattaagtaagacatagttaataaattcaattttttttatctaatcttttgatttttaatattaattttgaattcaaaaaattgatttaattaattgcttactaaattaaaacattatattCTTAATTAAGTACTTAACATGACTTCActcattttcatattaaaaaatttaaattttatttgttattcattttaaataaaatattattaataaattttaaattattattattcatttttacaaaaaaaaaatatatgaagataTTAATAACTTGTGCTTTTTTATATAcactaaaatagtttttttttttttttgtaaaaaaaatataatttatgatttatcataatatCGTTATTCATGTtatactaaaaattatttatttttttaatttatttgtaattataaaattatttttatttttaataaaacttaaaaaaatttaatgatatattatataaattatatttacaatgttttcacaaaataaaaaaagaatattttttaaaaaaatccatttttttttaaaacaagttgacaaacaactttatttttataaaatattaaaaaaacaatgtttttttaacttacaaataattttaaaaattttaaaaataagcataaaaaGCATGATCAAACGgtcctattatttttttttaaatttataaaaatatgaaaataaagggaTTTTAggtattattttacaaaaatattaattaatctttaatatgaaataaaatatattttaatctttttgaattaaaaaaatgattatattttctcaaatattatCCTTCATTATAACTTATCTCAATTTTCCCTaaagttttttccttttataactATATGTTGAGAGTATTTT is drawn from Vitis riparia cultivar Riparia Gloire de Montpellier isolate 1030 chromosome 18, EGFV_Vit.rip_1.0, whole genome shotgun sequence and contains these coding sequences:
- the LOC117907364 gene encoding plant cysteine oxidase 3-like → MDCAIERSKIQVLYDACDAVFSQKELPTFQQIQWLKNLLDLMEAIDVGIDEFSLHQSPFSSPKITKGLVCGQAVSEITYIHIHECDNFSMGVFCFPAGRTFPLHDHPNMTVLSKLLYGSVHVKAYDWVKAENSSCRTIGLAGIVTNSIFNAPHEPSILFPRSGGNIHSFTALTPCAILDVLAPPYSEEFGRPSTYFNDMPIPTLPGYVILEERDLPDDLVVTRAPYLGPSIVAAGDELMTCS